The region CACGGCCGCGCGCTGCTGCGGGGCGACGTGGCCGGGGCGACGACGGTGATCGAGGCCGACCTGCGGGAGCCGGAGACGATCCTGTCCCACCCGGAGGTCCGGGAAGTGATCGACTTCACCCGCCCGGTGGGCGTCATCCTGGCCGGGGTCCTGCACTTCATCCGCGACGAAGAGGAGCCGTACGCGCTGGTCGAGCGGTTCAAGGAGGCGGTTCCCACCGGAAGCCACCTGCTGCTGTCGCACATCACGCTCGACTTCGCCCCCAAGGTGGACCGGGAGGAGTTCACCAAGCCGTACGACAACAGCACCGCCCCCATGGTGCCCCGCACGCTCGCCGAGGTGCTGCCGTTCTTCGACGGCTGGCGGGTGATCGACCCGGGCCTGGTCGAAGTGGTGCGGTGGCGGCCGGACGACGGCTTCGAGTACATCCCGGGCGGGCACGCCTGGGCCTACGGCGGCGTCGCGATCAAGCCCTGACGCCGCCGTACCCGGCGGGTGTCCCCGCACCCGGTGCGGGCCGGCCCATCCCGTACGGTCCCTGCGGTCCTCGTGCGACGGGACCGCACGGGCCTCAGCGCGCCGGGATGAGCGTGGGCCCGGCCTCCACGATCGCGAGCGGCGCGGAGCCGTACCGCCGCCGCAGCACGGCGGAGGCCCGGGCCACGCCGGTGACGCCGACCTCCACCGCGGTGCCGTCGGGACGGGCGGCGACGGAGGTGACGGACACTCCCCGCCGGCGCCAGTAGCCGATGTCGCGGCGCACCCGGGCGGCCAGCGCGTCCAGTTCGCGGGCCGCGTGCGGGGCGTCGCGGAGCTGAACCGGCGCCCCCGGGAAGCGCCCGCGCAGCGCCGCGTCCAGACCGGCGGACGGGCGCCGGTAGACGATCAGGCGGTGTCCCGAGGGGGCCAGGGCGACCCCCGCGTAGTGACGGGGGAAGTCCCGGCGCAGGACCGCGTCGATCCGGTCCGCCGTCCGGGCGAGCTTCACCTGGTCGCCCGGTATGTTACCCGGTGCGCCGCCCAATGTGTTGGCCGGTGTGTCGCCCGCTGCGTTGGCGGGTGCGCCGCGCGGTGTCGTGTCCGAGGCGCCGCTCGCCCCGCTCGCCCCGCTCGGGGCCATGGGGCCACTGCCCTCGCCGGAGGCCGGCGAGGCGCAGGCCGCCGTGGTGAGCAGGCACCCCGCGGTCAGCGCCCCGAGCAGCGCCGCTCCGACCCGGCCGGCGGTCTTCGCCCGGCGTCGCGGGGACGGGGTGTCGCCCCGGCCCGCCCCGGCCGCTCCGGCAACCGGATCGTCCTGCTCGTGCCGGTTCATCAGCCGCCCTTTCTGTCGGTGTGAACCACCACGGCCCGCACCCTCTCCGGTGAGGGTGCGGGCGGTGGCGACGGCGATGGTGATGACGGTGGCGGGGCGGGACTCGCGGTACGCGCCGGGCCCCGCCCCGCCCGTCCGAAGCCGGGCCGGTGGGCGGCTCAGCCGAGCGTGATCGCGATGCCGGGGAACGCGGAGGTCGCGTTGCTCCACGGCGAGTAGTACATCCGCCAGGCGCAGGTCCGGCCGCTGGTCACGTAGCCGGTGCAGGTGACGGCGGTGCTGGTGTCGATGGCGGTGTTGACGCCCGCCGCGTACACCTGGCTGGTGTTGGCGGAGTTGACGACCTCCACCGCGCCGCCGCTGTCGCCCTGCCCGACGGCGTTGGTGTGGGCCGACTGCTCGGCGCGGACGGTGCCCGTGATCAGGTAGCCGACGTTGATGGTCACGCCCGTCTGCTGGACCTGGATGCTGCAGTTGGTGCCGGAGTAGGCGCCGGAGGTGCACAGCCACATGCCGACGTAGCTGCTGGTGGTGCCGATGACCGGGTTGTTGTACTCGGTGGAGACGTTGCCGACGGGGTTGTTGAAGACGCGGCCCGCGGCGCTGGTGTTGATCAGCAGGACGTCGAGGCCGTTGTTGTCCTGGGTGACGCTGCCGATCACCTCACCGGTGGGGTCGGTGGCCGTGTTGCCCAGCGCGCCGCAGTGACCCGCTGACAGGATCTTGCTCGATCCGCCGTAGGTCACCGCGAAGCCGGTAGTGCAGCCTCCGCCGGGCGTCTGGTACGCGCCGCCGCCGTACCAGGGCGGGGAGTCGTTCCAGCGGGTGGTGAGCTGCGGGCGGACGCCCGTCTCCACGGTGATCGGCACGGTCTCGCCCGACGCCGCCGAGCGGGCCCTGGCGGCGTCGAGGCCGGTGACGGTCAGGCCGGAGCCGTCCACGCGGGGCGCGATGGAAGTGATCACGCTGCCGGCCCTCTTGGCGATCCGGCCCATCGCGGCGGTGAGCTCCGCGGCCGAGTGCCGGGCGGGCAGGACGTTCACCGCGACGTCACCGCGTAACTGGCCGACGAGCCCGTCGATCGCCTGGGAGGTGTGGCCCTTCCAGTACAGGCGCAGCTCGTGGTTCTCGGGGGCGACCACGATGCCGGCGTAGCCGCCGCCGTTCCGCTCCTGTGCGACGGCGGCGGTGATGCGGTCCGCGGCGCGGACGAGCCGCTCCTGGGTCGAGAGGAGGTCCTTCCAGGAGGCGAAGCCGCCGGGCACCGCCCCGGCGGGCTCGATGGCCTGGGTCGTGGTGTCCTTGCCCGGGTCCTGGGCGGCGGCCGGATGGGCGCCGGCGACGGCCACGAGGACGAGGCCGGCGCCGAGCGCGGTCGCGAGGCGGGCGAAGCGTCCCGTGGTCCTGGTGGTGGGGGAGAGGTTCACGAAGGATTTCCTCCTTGCCGGATATCTAGCGGGGCGAATCCGGTATTTCATGATTTCCGCGCTCGATCAATGCATTGACTGACTGCTGAACCGGCGGTATCGCCGGGAGTCAGACAGGCCGTATACAGGGATTGCGGTCGAGAACTATGTGAGACCCGTCTGCCCTCTGGGCTGCGGCGATGGCGCTGCCTGCGGGGAATTTCACTCGATCCGAATATCGCCGTATCGGAATGCGTTTCGGGAAAAAGAATCGGTGAACCGAAAGCGGGGATGAGGGGAGCCCTCAACAACGATCCGGCCCGTCCGTACGGGGAAAAGGGAGCACGAGAATACGGCGCGGATGGGACGCGGCCCGTCGCCGCGATCCGCGGTGGGGTGACGGCCACCCGGGCGCACGCCGAATGCCGCGACCGGCCGGGCGGTCCGGCCGGTCGCGGTCCGTCCCGGCCGTCAGCCGTCGATGCGGTGCGTGGTCCAGAACGACGACAGGCTGACCGAGGTCGCGGCCTGGGCGGCGGCCTTGAAGTCCGCGGTGGTCGAGATCCCGTACCAGTGGGCGGCCGCGTAG is a window of Microbispora sp. NBC_01189 DNA encoding:
- a CDS encoding SAM-dependent methyltransferase, with amino-acid sequence MSHSTAHEPAASRINTSIPHPARVYDYLLGGKDNFAADREAAEQLVKMSPGTREGVQAHRAFLRRAVGYLAAEAGITQFLDIGTGIPTQGNTHEVAQEANPRARVAYVDNDPIVLVHGRALLRGDVAGATTVIEADLREPETILSHPEVREVIDFTRPVGVILAGVLHFIRDEEEPYALVERFKEAVPTGSHLLLSHITLDFAPKVDREEFTKPYDNSTAPMVPRTLAEVLPFFDGWRVIDPGLVEVVRWRPDDGFEYIPGGHAWAYGGVAIKP